GCCCCTCGCAGGCGCGCTACGGAAGGAGCTCCGTGCGGTCATGACCTGCAAACGGCGCCCTTGATATCACGCAGGGCGTCAAGAAGATGTCAAGCTGGGCGAGGCCTGCCGGGAGCCCGGCAGGCCGCATGAAACACGCCCGGAAACCAGGTTTCCGGGGCGCCGGAGTCAGAAGCGGTAAACCTCGACATCGGTGCGGATCGGCACCACCAGCGGGATTTTCGGCCCCTCGTCCTTGGGCTTGGACTGCTCGCTGTTGGCGACCGACGGCTTGCGTGTCGGCGTGGCCGGCTGCTCGGACAGCGCGGCGGCAACCGGGCGAACGTCCTTGGCCAGTTGGACCGACAACTTGCGCAGCAGATCACCCTGGGCCCGGACCTGGTCCTGGATGCTGCCCGAATGCTCCTCTTCTTCGCGGAACACCCGGCTATCGCGTAGCGCGCCCTTCTGGTCGAGCAGGCGCCAGCGCGCCTCCAGCACCGCCGGCTCCTTTGGGCCGGAATCCAGGCGGCTGATGGTCAGCATGACCTGCACCTGCGGCGTGAAGCCAGGTTTCTCCGGGAACAGGGCCAGACGCGTACTGTCGAGCTGGCTCGACAACAGGCGCAGCAGTTGCTGGCTGACATTGGTTTCCAGACTGCCCGCCCAACGGGCGTCGGTGGACAGGTTGAGAATACCGTCAGCCTGACGCTGAACCATCGTCTCGCGTTTCAGATAATCGGCCAGGGAAACCGGGCCAAGGAGCACAGCGACACCATTGTCGCGGGTCGGAACCGACGCGGCACCTGCATCCAGTTGATACAGCTGGGTCGGTCGATTCACTGTGCAGCCCGCCAACCCGAGGAGGCTGACGAGAGAAAGACATGCCAGGACGCGCAGAGCGCTCATCGTGAATCACCGTCATTCGCCGAATATCGGCGCTACTTTCAACATTTCAAGTAACTTCAGGCAACGCGCCACGGCGCCGGCTGCCAAAAGGATCTATCATCCCTCAACCGACGCCATAGCTCCAGAGGCAGAATGTATCGAGCCGCGTTTCAATCCTGAGACAGCGATTCTACCAGCAGACTGTCCACTCGCTGGAAACCGCGTGGCAATTTATTGCCTCGACGGCCCCTTTCGCCCTTGTAGTGCTCCAGGTCGTCACCCTTGAGGGAGAGCGTCCGCTTGCCCGCCTGCAGCACCAGGGTCGCGCCCGTCGGAAGAACGGCAAGGTCCGTCAGGTACTCTTCCCGACTGGCCACGCGGTCGCCCGGCACGCTGATGATCTTGTTGCCCTTGCCCTTGGCCAGTTGCGGCAGGTCGGACACCTTGAACAGCAACAGCCTGCCTTCGGTGGTGACGGCGGCGATCCAGTCCTGTTCCAGATCATTCACCGGCCTGGGCGCCATGACCTGCGCGCCGTTGGGCAGGCTGAGCAGCGCCTTGCCGGCCTTGTTCTTGGCCTGCATGTCCTCGCCCTTGGCAACGAAGCCGTAGCCGGCGTCGGAGGCCAGCACGTACAGCGCACTGTCTTCGGGCAACAGCACGCGGTCGAAGGTAGCGCCCGGCGGCGGCGTCAGACGGCCCGTCAACGGCTCGCCCTGGCCACGGGCCGACGGCAGGCTGTGGGCGGCCAGCGAGTAGCTGCGGCCCGTGGAGTCGATGAACACCGCGTACTGGTTGGAACGGCCCGGCGCGGCCGCCTTGAAGCCGTCGCCGGCCTTGTACGACAGGCCGGTGGCATCGATGTCGTGGCCCTTGGCGCAGCGCACCCAGCCCTTCTCGGACAGCACCACGGTCACCGGCTCGGTGGGCATCAGCTCGGTTTCCGACAGGGCGCGGGCTTCGGCGCGGGCGACGATGGGCGAACGGCGGTCGTCACCGTAGGTTTCGGCGTCGGCGATCAGCTCGTCGCGCACCAGTTTGCGCAGCTTGGCATTGGAACCCAGGATCGCCAGCAGCTTGGCGCGCTCCTTGGCCAGTTCGTCCTGCTCGCCGCGGATCTTCATCTCTTCCAGGCGCGCCAGCTGACGCAGGCGAGTGTCGAGGATGTAGTCGGCCTGCAGTTCGGAGAGCTCGAAGCGCTGCATCAGGACCGGCTTGGGCTGGTCCTCGGTACGGATGATGTGGATGACTTCGTCGAGGTTGAGGAAGGCGACCAGCAAGCCTTCCAACAGGTGCAGGCGCTTCTCGACCTTGTCCAGGCGGAACTGCAGGCGGCGGCGCACGGTGTCGGTGCGGTAGGTCAGCCACTCGCTCAGCACCTGGCGCAGGTCCTTGACCTGGGGTTTGCCGTCCAGGCCGATGACGTTCATGTTCACCCGGTACGAGCTTTCCAGGTCGGTGGTGGCGAACAGGTGGGTCATCAGCTCTTCGGCGTCCACGCGGTTGGAGCGCGGAATGATGACGATGCGGGTCGGGTTCTCGTGGTCCGACTCGTCGCGCAGGTCGGCCACCATCGGCAGCTTCTTGGCCTGCATCTGCCCTGCGATCTGCTCCAGCACCTTGGCCCCGGAGACCTGGTGCGGCAGCGCGGTGACCACGATATCGCCGTCCTCGACGCGGTATACGGCGCGCATGCGCACCGAGCCACGGCCGGTTTCGTAGATCTTCTGCAGGTCGGCGCGCGGGGTGATGATTTCCGCTTCGGTGGGGAAGTCCGGGCCCTGTACATGTTCCATCAGGTCGACGATGGTCGCTTGCGGCTCATCCAGCAGGCGGATGCAGGCAGCGGCCACTTCGCGCAGGTTGTGCGGCGGAATGTCGGTGGCCATGCCCACGGCGATACCGGTGGTGCCGTTGAGCAGCAGGTTCGGCAGCCGCGCCGGCAGCACCGCCGGTTCGTTCATCGTACCGTCGAAGTTCGGCACCCAGTCCGCGGTGCCCTGGCCCAGTTCGGACAGCAGGGTCTCGGCGTAGCGCGACAGCCGGGCCTCGGTGTAACGCATGGCGGCGAAGGACTTGGGATCGTCCGGCGCACCCCAGTTGCCCTGGCCATCCACCAGCGGGTAGCGGTAGGAGAACGGCTGGGCCATCAGCACCATCGCTTCGTAGCAGGCCGAATCGCCATGCGGATGGTACTTGCCCAGCACGTCGCCGACGGTCCGCGCCGACTTCTTGTGCTTGGCGTCCGCGTCCAGGCCCAGTTCGCTCATGGCGTAGACGATGCGCCGCTGCACGGGCTTCAGGCCGTCGCCGATGTGCGGCAGGGCGCGGTCCATGATCACGTACATGGAATAGTTCAGGTAAGCCTGTTCGGTGAAGTCGGCCAGTGACCGGCGCTCCACGCCCTCCAGACTCAGATCGAGGGTTTCGCTCATGCGTGCCTCACGGTGTAGATCGCTGGCGCAGCACCAGGGTGCCGTCCTGCTGGGTGAAATCGAGTTGCTTGAGGGCGCTCATGCCGAGCAGCACCCCGTCGCCTTCCATGCCCGGCGCGATCAGCGCGGACACGTCGTTCAAGCGGATGTCGCCAAGCTGCAGCGAAGACAGGCGCGTACGCCAGCCCTCGCTGCGACCGTTGGCGGTATTCAGGGCGATCGGCGCCCCCAACGGCAGCCCCAGGCGTCGGGCCAGCGGTTGCGGGATGGCGACCTGGGTGGCGCCGGTGTCGAGCATGAAGGTCACCGGCGTACCGTTGATCCTCCCGTCCACCACATAGTGGCCGGCGCGATTGCCGAGCAGGCGCACCTCCACGTAGCCGTTGCCCTTGACCGACCGCGGTTGCGGGTTCGGGTTGTGCTGGCGATCTTCCCAGGCGCCGAAATAGCGGGTGGCGAGCAGGATGCCCGCGCCCCAGGCGAGGAACATCATGATCTTGCCGATCCGCCGCCCCGGCACCGCGTCGCTCATTTGCCACCGAGCCAGCCGCCGGTCGGCGCGGCGAAGCGCAGTACATAGGGCCGCGAATCACCGTCGGCGCGAGCGTGCTCGCCGTTGTCCAGGCCGATCCAGGCGCCCTTGTCGTCGATCAGCAGCGCCTCGGCCACGCCGTACGGCAGGTCATAGCGCCGCTCCGGCGCCAGCGCACCGGCGGCGAACGACCAGCACTGCTCCTGCGCACCGGTATCGGCGTTGCGCCGGCAGATCTGATGGGCCAGGCGCTCGAGGGTGAACAGCTTGTCCTTGTACAGTGCCAGGTCGGAGAAATCGATGGGCAGCGGGCGGTCGCTACCCAGCTCCGGCGGCGGCTGTATCACGCCGCCCTCGCTGAGCAGCACGCAATTGCCGTCGCACTTCCAGGTGCCGTTGTCGTTGCGCACCCGCAGCAAGCCGCGGCGCTGACGCTCCGCCGCCAACCACAGGTGCTTGCCGTCCGGGCTGATCGCCAGGCCTTCGTACAGTGCGTTGAAGCTCATCAGCAGGCCGCTGGCCCGCGCCTGGCGCAGCAGGCTCTGCGGCAACGGCAGCCAGGACGCCTCGCCGGCGACCGGCAGCAGCAGGACAGCCGCGTAGCCTTCGCTGACCAGGTAACGGTTGCCCGACTGATCGCAACCGATGGCTTCGAAGTCCATCGCACCGCCGCGCATCAGGCTGCCCACGCTGACCCGCGCGCGCATGCCCCAGGACAGCCCGCTCTCCGGCACGCCGGGCGGCACGAACGGCTCGGCGCTGGCCTGCCAGGTCTTGCCGGGTTGCTCGTCGGGCAGCAGACGGTAGATGCGGTCGTCGTCACGGTCGGACACCGCCCACAGCTCACCGCCGCAACTCGCCAGCCCCGACAGATTGCCGCTGGGCATCCCGTCCACCGGGTGCTCGGAGACGAACTGCAGCGTGTTCGGCACCGCCACGGGCACGGTATCGGCCAGGGCAACGCCGGCGCACAGGCCGAGGGCGGCCAGCAGCCAGCGCATCAGGCGAAGTCCGCCAGGTTGCCCTTGGTTTCCAGCCAGGACTTGCGGTCGCCGGCGCGTTTCTTGGCCAGCAGCATGTCCATGATCTCCACGGTGCTTTCGGCGTCTTCCAGGGTCAGTTGCACCAGGCGGCGGGTGTTCGGATCCATGGTGGTTTCGCGCAGCTGCGGCGGGTTCATCTCGCCCAAGCCCTTGAATCGGGTGACCTGCGGCTTGCCACGGCGCTTTTCGGCGGCCAGGCGGTCGAGGATGCCGTCGCGCTCGGCCTCGTCGAGGGCGTAGAAGACTTCCTTGCCCAGATCGATACGGAACAGCGGCGGCATGGCGACGTAGACGTGGCCGGCTTCCACCAGCGGGCGGAAGTGACGAACGAACAGCGCGCACAGCAGGGTGGCGATGTGCAGGCCGTCGGAGTCGGCGTCGGCGAGGATGCAAATCTTGCCGTAGCGCAGCTGGGTCAGGTCGGCCGCGCCCGGATCGACACCGATGGCCACGGCGATGTCGTGCACTTCCTGACTGGCGAGCACTTCGCCGCCGTCCACTTCCCAGGTGTTCAGGATCTTCCCGCGCAGCGGCATGATCGCCTGGAATTCCTTGTCGCGCGCCTGCTTGGCCGAGCCACCGGCGGAGTCGCCCTCCACCAGGAACAGCTCGGCGCGCATCGGGTCCTGCCCCGCGCAGTCGGCCAGCTTGCCGGGCAGCGCCGGGCCCTGGGTGATCTTCTTGCGCTCGACCTTCTTGCCCGCCTTGAGGCGGCGGCCGGCGTTGCTGATGGCCAGCTCGGCCAGTTGCAGACCCAGTTCGGGGTGGGCGTTGAGCCACAGGCTGAAGGCATCCTTGACCACGCCGGAGACGAACGCGGCGGCCTCGCGGGAGGACAGGCGCTCCTTGGTCTGGCCGGAGAACTGCGGCTCCTGCATCTTCATCGAGAGGACGAAGGCGATGCGCTCCCAGACGTCTTCCGGGGCCAGCTTCACGCCGCGCGGCAGCAGGTTGCGGAATTCGCAGAACTCGCGCATCGCATCCAGCAGGCCCTGGCGCAGGCCGTTGACGTGGGTGCCGCCCTGGGCGGTGGGAATCAGGTTGACGTAGCTTTCCTGCAGCGACTCGCCGCCCTCGGGCAGCCACAGCAGGGCCCAGTCCACCGCTTCCTTGTTGCCGGCCAGCACGCCGCAGAACGGCTCGTCGGGCAGGCGCAGGTGCTCGGCGACGGAATCGACCAGGTAGGAACGCAGGCCGTCCTCGTAGTGCCACTCGACGCGCTCGCCGGTGTTCTTGTCCTCGAAGCTGACTTCCAGCCCCGGGCAGAGCACGGCCTTGGCCTTGAGCACGTGCTTGAGGCGGCTGACGGAGAACTTGTGCGAATCGAAGTACTTGGCGTCCGGCCAGAAGTGCACGCTGGTGCCGGTGTTGCGCTTGCCGACGCTGCCGACCACTTCCAGGTCGCTGGACTTGAAGCCGTCGGCGAAGGTCATGCGGTATTCGTTGCCATCGCGCTTGACCCGCACTTCCACCAGGGTCGACAGCGCGTTCACCACCGAGATGCCCACGCCGTGCAGGCCGCCGGAGAACTGGTAGTTCTTGTTGGAGAACTTGCCGCCGGCGTGCAGCTTGGTGAGGATCAGTTCGACACCCGGCACGCCCTCTTCGGGGTGGATATCCACCGGCATGCCGCGACCGTCGTCGATCACTTCCAGCGAGTTGTCCGCGTGGAGGATCACCTGCACGCTCTTGGCGTGGCCGGCGAGGGCTTCGTCGACGCTGTTGTCGATGACTTCCTGGGCCAGGTGGTTGGGACGGGTGGTGTCGGTGTACATGCCCGGGCGCTTGCGCACCGGATCGAGGCCGGACAGGACTTCGATGGCTTCTGCGGTATAGGCGTTCTGCTGGGCCATAGGTCCCTACTTAGTCAGAGGAAATTCGTTCAAAGGTCGAGAAGTCTACGTCGCGCCACAGGCCGGAGGGTATACCGGCGAAGGCCAGCAGCGCCGGCAGGTGGCTGACGAAGCGCTGGAAACTGTGATCGCCACCCGCCTCGACGCGCAGGGCACAGGCACGGTAATAGCGCTCGGCAGCGCGGTAATCGAGGGTTTCGTCGGCGGTCTGCAGCCACACCTGGTAGCGCGAGCCATCGGTCGGCGCCGGAACTTCCAGCTCAGCCAGGGCCTGGATGTGATCGCGCGTCAGTTCCCAGGCCTCGCCGCTGTAATAGTTGGTCTGCGGCCCGAGCTGGCCGTCGAACAGCCGGTGCGGCGCCACCGCCGGGTTGACCAGGACCGCCTTCAGGCCATGACGCTCGGCCAGGCAGGTCGCGTAGTAGCCGCCCAGGGAGCTGCCGATCAGCAGCGGCTGGCCGAGCTCCGCCAGCACCGACTCCAACTGCGCCACAGCCTGACGCGGATGATGGTGCAGCGCCGGAACGCGCACCTCTGCGTCCAGCCCCAGGCGCTGCAGGGCGGCCACGAACTGGCGCGCCTTCTGCGAAGCGGGCGAGCTGTTGAAACCGTGGATGTAGAGGAATGCAGTCATGGGCCGGGAGGCTACAAGCTGCAAGCGGCATGCCGCAAGTGCATCGAGCCGAGGATGGCGACTCGTACGAGGCCCGGCCTCAATAACCCTTGACGCTGTAATCGACCTCGAAGTCGATGCCGGTCACCCGCGAGACGCCGGTTTCCAGCAAGCCATCGGGATGCAGGCGCAACCAGCGGTAACCCGGTGCGGGGCTGTCGACGCAGAAATCCTCGCTGCCCGGCGTGAACTGCACGCAGGTGGACGGCGAAGCCAGCAGGCGCACATCGCCGCGCAGGCGGTCGATCTCCTGGTGCACATGGCCCCAGAGCAGGCAGCGAACGTTCGGGTAGCGGTCGAGCACGGCGAACAGTCGCTGCGGATTGTGGATCCCGATACGGTCCATCCACTGGCTGCCGATGGGCACCGGATGGTGGTGGAAACTGATCAGCAGGTGCTTGTCCGGCGCGGCCTGGATGGCCCGTTCGAGCAGGTCGAGCTGCGCATCGTTCATCTGCCCCGGCACGGCGCCCGGAATGGTGGAGTCGAGCAGGATGACACGCCAGGCGCCCAGGTCGATCACCGGCTCCAGCAGGTCGGTGCCCGCCGTCGCTTCGCGCATCAGGTCGAGTTCGTCGTGGTTGCCGGGGAACCAGCGGATCGGCGCAGCGATGGGCGCGGTGAGCTCACGGAAGCGCTGGTAGGACTCCAGGCTGCCATCCTGCGACAGGTCGCCGGTGGCCAGCACCAGGTCGATGGCCGGCTGCTCGTCACGTACGAGGCGGACCACCTGATTCAGGCTGTCGGCCGTATCCATGCCCAGCAAACGGCCATCGGACTCGGCGAACAGATGGCTGTCGGACAGCTGGACCAACAGGACCGATGCGCTATCGGAGGGGTATGCAGGCACTGGAGGCAATGCGCCTTCTCCTGTGAGGCGGGCGTCCACGAATGAGTGATGAGTATGGTGACAGCCACGCTCCCGAGCAAACCGGGAAAGCGTCACAGATCACATTCAGGGATACGCGGCGGACGACGAGTGGGCAGTATACATGGCACGAGGCCATCACTACGATATCAGCGCTGCAGCACCGGCTCCAGCTCGTGGCCGCAGGACAGGCAATGGCTCAGCCACTCGCCGAGGAACAGGTTCAACTGGTTCTTCTCGTCCGGCTGGTGCATCGCCTGGTTCGGATAAGGGTAAATCGCCAGCAGGCGGCGCGCTTGCTCGGCGCCGACCACTTCGGCCATGCGCGCGTCGTGGTACACCCGCACTTCCAGCCTGGGCGCCGGCAGCCAGGGCAGGCCCAGCTCCTGGCGCACCTGCAGCACGGTGGTATAGGGGCAGGCTTCCACCACGTCCAGCGCCAGCACGCCGAGCAGGCGCTCGCCTTCGCTGAGCGCCACGCGGCGCGAGACCCGGGTCTCGCGCATCTCAGGCAACAGGCGCATCAGGCGCAAGTAATTCGCCTCGCAGGTCGCCTGCAATCCCGCCAGGTCGACGCGATAGCGCTCGCGCAACAGATTCACACCCATAACCCCCGCACCTCGGCGCGGTTCAGCGCCAGCCATTGCAGGGCGAGCATGCTCGCCGCGTTGTTGATGCGTCCGTCACGCACGGCCTGCAGCGCCTCCTCGAAGGCCAGCACGTGCACACGGATATCCTCACCCTCTTCCGCCAGGCCGTGAATGCCCGCCGCCGTGCTGCTGTCGCAGCGGCCGACGAACAGGTGCACCAGTTCGTTGCTGCCGCCGGGCGACGGCAGGTACTGGCTGATCGGCCAGAGCGCGCCGAGGACCAGGTCGGCCTCTTCCACCGCTTCGCGGCGGGCGACCTCCTCGGGCTCCTCGTCCTTGTCGATCAGGCCGGCAACCAGTTCCAGCAGCCAGGGATTGACCCCGGCGTCCATCGCGCCGACGCGGAACTGCTCGATCAGCACCACTTCATCGCGCTGCGGGTCGTAGGGCAGCACGCAGACGGCGTCGTGACGCACGAACAACTCGCGGGTCAGCACCGGCCCCATGCCACCGGCGAACTGGCGATGCCGCAGGTGCAGCCGGTCGAGCTTGTAGAAGCCCTTGAAGCACTGCTCGCGCTTCTGGATCTCGACATCCTGGGGGCCTGGTTTGAACGTGTCCGACATCCCGTTCCACTCACTGATCGATTGAACTTCGCGCCATCCTATCGCGCCGCTTGAGGCGGCGCAGCCTCTTTCTCGGACCGCCCGGCGGGCTGACCGGGCGTGCGCCCGAACTCTGCCGCCAGACGGCCGACTGGTTCATACTGCCCGCCGAACCGGCGGCTGCGATGACGGTCCAACCCGCCCAAGTCCGCGACGACAAGGAATCCCATGCGTCTTCTGAAACTCGCTGCCCTCGGCAGCCTCTGTCTGTTACTGGGGGCTTGTCAGAGCCTGTTCAAGCCCGGCCTCGACGAGCCGCTGCCCGCCCGTCACACCGCCTTCGAGCACCTCCAGGCCGGCTGCCAGGGCGAGCAGTGCCCGCTGTTCAACCTCGATACCCTCAGCTTCGACGACGAGCCGGCGCTCAACGCCGCGATCGATAGCCAGTTGCTGGCGCTCGCGCGCAGCCCTGAGGGCGCCGTGCCGGCCAGCCTGGAGGTCTACGAGAAGCGCTTCCTGGACAGCGCCCAGCCTGGCTGGAGCAGCTACCTGCAAGCCAAGATCCGCGAACAGCATGACGGTCTGGTGATCATCGAGCTGTCCAGCTATCGCTTCACCGGCGGCGAGTACGGCCAGCCGGGTCGCGCTTTCATCAATTATGACCGGCGTCTGCACAAGGTGCTGACGTTGCAGGACATTCTTCTGCCCGGCCAGGAGGAGGCATTCTGGAAGACCGCCCGACTGGCGCACCAGGCGTGGGTCCTGCAGAACAAGCTGGATGAACAGGATCCGAATTTCTCCAGGGACTGGCCGTTCCAGACCACCCCGCACTTCGCCCTGACCTTCGGCGCCTTGACGCTCAAGTACGACATCGACCGCATCGCGCCGCACTCGGTCGGGCATCCGGAGCTGAAGCTTCCCTATCCCCGCCTGAACGGCATCGTCAAGCCGTATTACTTCCCGGGGCGCGGGGCTCAGTAAAGAGTCGCTTCGCGAGCAAGCTCGCTCCTACAGGTTAGCCTCTGTGCCGAGCCCGCCCTTGTAGGAGCGAGCTTGCTCGCGAACAGCCTTACGCCGAAGCCAGCACCTTGGCGCCGATCCGCCCCAGCAGCAACTGCAGCACACCCGCCACCACCAGCGCCGGCAGGGTCGCGCCCAGGTCCGGCTGGTAGTTCGCCAGCAGGTGATAGACCGCCACGCCGCCGCCCCAGGCCAGCAGCGAGCCCCAGCGCAGCCCGTGGGGAATCGCGGCCGGCGCGCGGCGGCGGAGGACGAAGTGATCCACCAGCACCACGCCGAACAGCGGGGCGAACACCGAGCCGATCAGCAGCAGGAAGTTCTGGTACTGCGCCAGCGGCGCGAACCAGGCGATCAGGGTGCAGATCACGCCGATGGCCAGGGCCAGGTGCTCGACCTTGAGCGGCAGCAGGATGCCGCTGGACACCGCCGCCGAGTGGATGTCGGCGAAGGCCTTCTCCGACTCGTCCAGCAGGATCAGCAGCAGCGGGATACCCATGCCGGCGCCGGCCAGCGCCAGCAGCAGCGCATTGGCGTCGCTGCCCTCGGCGAACGCCAGGGTGTAGGCCACGCCCAGGCCCATCAGCCAGAAGCAGCCGATGAAGAAGCCCAGCGCGGCGCCGCCGAAGGTGTGTTCGGCGCGCTTGCCGAAGCGCGAGTAGTCGGCGATCAGCGGCAGCCAGGACAGCGGCATGGCGATGGCAATATCGAAGCCCACGGCGAAGGACAGCGAGCCGTCGCCGGCCTTGGCCCAGAGCGAGGCCAGGTCGGCGCGCTGGAACAGGTCGATGGTCAGCCAGATACAGGCGGCGATCAGCAGCCAGATGCCCCAGCGGCGCAGCACGCGGCGCACGAAGGCGAGCGGCCCGCTGACCGCCAGCAGGGTCGCCAGCGCGCCGAACACCAGGGTCCAGAGCGCCGGCTGGGTCCCGGCGCTGCCTTCGCCGAAGGCGCGGGTCGCCAGCAGGCTGGCGGCGTCACGCATGACGATGATCTCGAAGGCGCCCCAGCCCACCAGTTGCAGCAGGTTGAGCAAGGCCGGCAACGCCGCGCCGTGGCTACCCAGGCTGAGCTTGAGCGAGGCCATCGCGGACAGTCCGGTATCGGTGCCGATCACTCCGGCGCCGGCCAGAAGCAGGACGCCGACCAGGGTGCCGAGCAGGATCGCGCCCAGCGCGCCGGCCAGGCCCAGGCCCGGCGCCAGCAGCGCGCCGGTCTGCAACACCATCAGGCCGATGCCGAGGGAGAACCACAGGGAAAACACGTCGCGCAGGCCGAGCACGCGCTGGGCGCTGCCCACGGCGGAAGTCGGTGAATAGTCGATGGCAGTAGTGGTCACGATGAGTACAAGGCTCGAAGGTTGGAATAGCTTTTTGTTCTTCGTAGGAGCGAGCCTGCTCGCGAACAGCCCCGCAGCGGGGTTCATTCGCGAGCAAGCTCGCTCCTACAGGGTGCCACGGTGTAGCGATCAGACCTGCTTGTAGATCACCGAGCCCTCGTCCTTGAAGCGCGCGGACTGCTGCTGGAAGCCGGCCTCGATGGCCTTCTGCTCATCGGTCAGGCCGTTTTCCTTGGCGTAGTCGCGGACTTCCTGGGTGATCTTCATGGAGCAGAACTTCGGCCCGCACATGGAACAGAAGTGCGCGACCTTGGCCGAGTCCTTGGGCAGCGTCTCGTCGTGGAAGGCGCGGGCGGTGTCCGGGTCCAGGCCGAGGTTGAACTGGTCTTCCCAGCGGAACTCGAAGCGCGCCTTGGACAGCGCGTTGTCGCGGATCTGCGCGCCCGGATGGCCCTTGGCGAGGTCGGCGGC
This Pseudomonas sp. ATCC 13867 DNA region includes the following protein-coding sequences:
- the cytX gene encoding putative hydroxymethylpyrimidine transporter CytX, whose product is MTTTAIDYSPTSAVGSAQRVLGLRDVFSLWFSLGIGLMVLQTGALLAPGLGLAGALGAILLGTLVGVLLLAGAGVIGTDTGLSAMASLKLSLGSHGAALPALLNLLQLVGWGAFEIIVMRDAASLLATRAFGEGSAGTQPALWTLVFGALATLLAVSGPLAFVRRVLRRWGIWLLIAACIWLTIDLFQRADLASLWAKAGDGSLSFAVGFDIAIAMPLSWLPLIADYSRFGKRAEHTFGGAALGFFIGCFWLMGLGVAYTLAFAEGSDANALLLALAGAGMGIPLLLILLDESEKAFADIHSAAVSSGILLPLKVEHLALAIGVICTLIAWFAPLAQYQNFLLLIGSVFAPLFGVVLVDHFVLRRRAPAAIPHGLRWGSLLAWGGGVAVYHLLANYQPDLGATLPALVVAGVLQLLLGRIGAKVLASA
- a CDS encoding RsiV family protein yields the protein MRLLKLAALGSLCLLLGACQSLFKPGLDEPLPARHTAFEHLQAGCQGEQCPLFNLDTLSFDDEPALNAAIDSQLLALARSPEGAVPASLEVYEKRFLDSAQPGWSSYLQAKIREQHDGLVIIELSSYRFTGGEYGQPGRAFINYDRRLHKVLTLQDILLPGQEEAFWKTARLAHQAWVLQNKLDEQDPNFSRDWPFQTTPHFALTFGALTLKYDIDRIAPHSVGHPELKLPYPRLNGIVKPYYFPGRGAQ